In the Corynebacterium gerontici genome, one interval contains:
- a CDS encoding MFS transporter, which yields MKHTDPVDSRKGGLPLLMFVLLSAAVAFQLNASMLSPVLKTMALELNTTEAKVGLTQTAFFTAGAMCGLFLPRFSDIAGRKKVLSFMLAVMALGGVLAALAPNIWILLFARALQGIAGPTIPMTLIMLRSQVKDEVRLGTLLGLIAAVNGGIAGIDVIVGGWMAEHWGFRSVFWLIAVIGALACAVVVMWAPESKPSNNVRMDWAGAAILVISVLAITLAANEAGKAGNANWFSVLFMLFIGVVVFAAFWRYENSHSQPLVAPKYLKRRETWALLLTTVLTMAGVFAAVNGVAISLAQNPDAGFAMSPDIASLVMLTPYALVGWFVGPFAGRLAPKIGYGTLLRMGNISSALLLLVLAFVGVHSKFVLIAVVILLGITYAGVGNIVLNNLGVVNSPADNEGFLPGMNSAAFNLGAGISFAVLPVFMVAGSPEGSDSTAGYTTAFIVGAVILGVSVATSLFIPKVKSAGAQRVQ from the coding sequence ATGAAACACACTGATCCGGTAGATTCCCGCAAAGGCGGACTACCGCTACTGATGTTTGTGCTGCTCAGTGCGGCCGTAGCGTTCCAGCTCAACGCTTCCATGCTCTCGCCAGTGCTGAAAACCATGGCGCTGGAACTTAACACCACCGAGGCAAAGGTGGGTCTTACCCAAACCGCCTTCTTTACCGCCGGTGCGATGTGCGGTCTGTTCCTGCCGCGCTTTTCCGATATTGCTGGCCGCAAGAAGGTGCTGAGCTTCATGCTCGCCGTAATGGCCCTGGGCGGCGTTCTGGCTGCCCTCGCCCCGAACATTTGGATCCTGCTGTTCGCACGCGCCCTGCAGGGCATAGCCGGACCAACGATTCCGATGACGCTCATTATGTTGCGCAGTCAGGTCAAAGACGAGGTACGTTTGGGCACCCTGCTTGGCCTCATCGCGGCAGTCAATGGCGGTATCGCTGGCATCGACGTCATCGTCGGCGGATGGATGGCGGAGCACTGGGGTTTCCGCTCTGTGTTTTGGTTGATCGCTGTCATCGGTGCGCTCGCGTGCGCTGTGGTGGTCATGTGGGCACCAGAATCGAAGCCATCGAACAATGTGCGTATGGACTGGGCGGGAGCCGCCATCTTGGTCATCTCTGTCCTTGCTATCACCCTCGCCGCCAATGAGGCTGGCAAGGCTGGCAATGCTAACTGGTTCTCCGTGCTTTTCATGCTGTTCATCGGCGTCGTGGTATTCGCAGCATTCTGGCGCTATGAAAACAGCCACTCCCAGCCGTTGGTGGCGCCGAAGTATCTTAAGCGCCGCGAGACCTGGGCTTTGCTGCTCACCACGGTGCTCACCATGGCTGGCGTCTTCGCCGCAGTCAATGGTGTTGCCATCTCCCTGGCGCAGAATCCGGATGCGGGCTTTGCTATGAGCCCCGACATCGCAAGCTTGGTCATGCTCACTCCTTATGCGCTCGTGGGCTGGTTCGTGGGGCCCTTCGCCGGACGCCTGGCACCGAAGATCGGTTATGGCACGTTGCTTCGCATGGGTAATATTTCCTCGGCGTTGCTGCTGTTAGTGCTGGCCTTCGTGGGCGTGCACTCGAAGTTCGTGCTGATCGCCGTGGTGATTCTTCTGGGCATTACCTACGCGGGTGTTGGCAACATCGTATTGAACAACCTCGGCGTGGTGAATTCCCCCGCGGATAACGAGGGCTTCCTGCCCGGTATGAATTCTGCGGCCTTCAACCTGGGTGCCGGCATCTCCTTCGCGGTGCTGCCAGTGTTCATGGTGGCAGGTTCACCGGAGGGATCCGATTCAACCGCCGGCTACACCACGGCCTTCATTGTGGGAGCCGTCATCCTCGGTGTTTCGGTTGCCACCAGCCTCTTCATCCCGAAGGTGAAGAGCGCCGGTGCCCAAAGGGTGCAATAA
- a CDS encoding DUF485 domain-containing protein: MKHQPPRKHVPTESEFIAVEESAEFQQLRKTFRGFAFPVTVAFLAWYLFYIVVATYAYDFVTTPVIGVINVGMILGLAQFATAGLITWAYVRFADNKLDPATASIREQMEEVR, from the coding sequence ATGAAGCATCAACCCCCTCGCAAACACGTCCCTACTGAATCCGAATTCATCGCGGTGGAAGAATCCGCGGAATTCCAGCAACTGCGCAAAACCTTCCGCGGCTTCGCTTTCCCCGTTACCGTCGCCTTCTTGGCCTGGTACCTCTTCTACATCGTCGTAGCCACCTACGCCTATGACTTCGTCACCACCCCCGTCATCGGCGTTATCAACGTCGGCATGATCCTCGGCCTTGCGCAATTTGCAACCGCCGGGCTGATCACCTGGGCATACGTGCGATTCGCCGATAACAAGCTCGACCCAGCCACAGCGAGCATCCGCGAGCAGATGGAGGAGGTGCGCTAA
- a CDS encoding ATP-dependent Clp protease ATP-binding subunit, whose amino-acid sequence MFERFTDRARRVIVLAQEEARGLNHSYIGTEHILLGLIHEGEGVAAKALESMGISLEAVRQEVEEIIGQGTEAPVGHIPFTPRAKKVLELSLREGLQMGHKYIGTEFLLLGLIREGDGVAAQVLVKLGADLPRVRQQVIQLLSGYEGGENPEAENDRPNTVGATAAGRASRATQAADRSNSLVLDQFGRNLTQAAKDGKLDPVVGREQEIERIMQVLSRRTKNNPVLIGEPGVGKTAVVEGLALDIVNGKVPETLKDKQLYSLDLGSLVAGSRYRGDFEERLKKVLKEINQRGDIILFIDEIHTLVGAGAAEGAIDAASLLKPKLARGELQTIGATTLDEYRKHIEKDAALERRFQPVQVPEPSVEMTIEILKGLRDRYEAHHRVSITDGALAAAAQLSDRYINDRFLPDKAVDLIDEAGARMRIKRMTAPDSVRKVDDRIAEVRREKEAAIDAQDFELAASLRDKERQLSEERAEKEQQWRSGELVDIAEVGEEQIAEVLGNWTGIPVFKLTEEESSRLLRMEEELHKRIIGQDDAVKSVSRAIRRTRAGLKDPRRPSGSFIFAGPSGVGKTELSKALANFLFGDDDALIQIDMGEFHDRFTASRLFGAPPGYVGYEEGGQLTEKVRRKPFSVVLFDEIEKAHKEIYNTLLQVLEEGKLTDGQGRVVDFKNTVLIFTSNLGTQDISKAVGMGFSASGADDEAGQYERMKQKVNDELKKHFRPEFLNRIDDIVVFHQLTREQIVEMVDLLISRVSKALAQKDMAIELTDTAKNLLAARGFDPVLGARPLRRTIQREIEDTLSEKILFGEVAAGEIVTVDVEGWDGESKDTDKAKFVFTSKAKPVTDLDLESEEVQEAQQSVIDAADDPEELPES is encoded by the coding sequence ATGTTCGAGCGTTTTACCGATAGAGCCCGACGCGTCATCGTCCTCGCGCAAGAAGAAGCGCGAGGGTTAAACCATAGCTACATCGGCACCGAGCACATCCTGCTCGGACTTATCCACGAAGGTGAAGGTGTCGCAGCCAAGGCGCTCGAATCCATGGGGATTTCGCTTGAGGCCGTGCGCCAAGAGGTAGAAGAAATTATCGGTCAAGGCACCGAAGCCCCCGTGGGTCACATCCCATTTACCCCGCGCGCCAAAAAGGTCTTGGAGCTCTCGCTACGCGAGGGCCTACAGATGGGCCACAAATATATCGGCACTGAGTTCCTACTGCTCGGCCTTATCCGTGAAGGCGATGGCGTAGCGGCGCAAGTGCTGGTCAAGCTTGGCGCTGACCTACCGCGTGTGCGCCAGCAAGTTATTCAACTGCTCTCCGGTTACGAAGGCGGCGAGAATCCCGAGGCCGAAAACGATCGGCCCAATACCGTTGGCGCCACCGCCGCTGGCCGTGCATCCCGCGCAACTCAAGCTGCTGACCGCTCCAATTCACTCGTCCTGGATCAATTCGGCCGCAACCTTACCCAGGCGGCAAAGGACGGAAAGCTCGACCCAGTGGTGGGCCGAGAGCAGGAAATTGAGCGCATCATGCAGGTGCTCTCGCGCCGCACCAAGAACAACCCCGTGCTCATTGGCGAGCCTGGCGTGGGTAAGACTGCCGTGGTCGAGGGCCTCGCACTGGACATCGTGAACGGCAAGGTGCCGGAGACACTGAAGGATAAGCAGCTTTACTCGCTTGACCTCGGCTCCCTGGTGGCGGGCTCACGTTACCGAGGTGATTTCGAAGAACGCCTGAAGAAGGTGCTCAAGGAGATTAACCAGCGCGGCGACATCATCCTATTTATCGACGAAATCCACACCCTGGTGGGCGCCGGCGCTGCTGAGGGCGCCATCGACGCAGCCTCCCTGCTTAAACCCAAGCTGGCTCGCGGGGAGCTGCAGACCATCGGCGCCACCACCCTGGACGAGTACCGCAAGCACATCGAAAAGGACGCGGCCCTGGAGCGCCGCTTCCAACCGGTGCAGGTGCCCGAGCCATCGGTTGAGATGACCATCGAAATCCTCAAGGGTCTGCGCGACCGTTACGAGGCACACCACCGCGTCTCCATCACCGACGGAGCTCTCGCGGCCGCGGCTCAACTTTCCGACCGCTACATCAACGACCGCTTCCTGCCCGACAAAGCAGTGGACCTCATCGACGAAGCCGGTGCCCGCATGCGCATCAAGCGCATGACCGCCCCAGATTCCGTTCGCAAGGTAGATGATCGCATCGCCGAGGTTCGCCGCGAAAAGGAAGCCGCCATCGACGCTCAAGACTTCGAGCTCGCGGCCTCCCTGCGCGACAAGGAGCGTCAGCTTAGCGAGGAGCGTGCAGAAAAGGAACAGCAGTGGCGTTCCGGCGAACTCGTCGACATCGCCGAGGTTGGCGAGGAGCAAATCGCCGAGGTGTTGGGCAACTGGACCGGCATTCCCGTGTTCAAGCTCACCGAGGAAGAATCCTCCCGCCTGCTGCGCATGGAAGAGGAGCTGCACAAGCGCATCATCGGCCAAGACGACGCAGTCAAGAGCGTGTCCCGAGCTATTCGACGCACCCGCGCCGGCCTCAAGGACCCCCGTCGCCCCTCCGGCTCCTTCATCTTCGCCGGCCCCTCCGGCGTTGGTAAGACGGAGCTGTCTAAGGCGCTTGCCAACTTCCTCTTCGGCGACGATGACGCCCTCATCCAAATCGACATGGGCGAGTTCCACGATCGCTTCACCGCCTCCCGTCTCTTCGGCGCACCTCCCGGATACGTCGGCTACGAAGAGGGCGGCCAGCTCACCGAAAAGGTTCGCCGCAAGCCCTTCTCCGTCGTGCTTTTCGACGAGATCGAAAAAGCCCACAAGGAGATCTACAACACCCTGTTGCAGGTGCTTGAAGAAGGCAAGCTTACCGACGGCCAAGGACGCGTGGTCGATTTCAAGAACACCGTGCTGATCTTCACCTCCAACCTGGGCACCCAGGACATCTCCAAGGCAGTGGGCATGGGCTTCAGTGCGTCCGGTGCCGACGACGAGGCCGGTCAATACGAGCGCATGAAGCAGAAGGTCAATGACGAGCTGAAGAAGCACTTCCGCCCCGAATTCCTCAACCGTATCGACGACATCGTGGTGTTCCACCAGCTCACCCGCGAACAAATCGTCGAAATGGTGGACCTTCTCATCTCCCGCGTGTCCAAGGCCCTGGCGCAAAAGGACATGGCCATCGAACTCACTGACACGGCCAAGAACCTTCTCGCAGCCCGTGGCTTTGACCCCGTTTTGGGTGCCCGCCCGTTGCGACGCACGATTCAGCGCGAGATCGAAGACACCCTCTCCGAGAAGATCCTCTTCGGCGAAGTTGCCGCAGGTGAGATCGTCACCGTAGACGTCGAAGGCTGGGACGGAGAATCCAAGGACACCGACAAAGCCAAGTTTGTGTTCACTTCCAAGGCGAAGCCTGTCACCGACCTCGATCTGGAGTCTGAAGAAGTGCAAGAAGCTCAGCAATCCGTCATCGACGCAGCCGATGACCCCGAAGAATTGCCTGAATCCTAA
- a CDS encoding energy-coupling factor transporter transmembrane component T, producing MNRQLLPLGVYVPGDTAIHRLAAKWKFLILLAFILLTAIWVQSALPALAVLTGVVVLYLLARIPARIAWSQLWPVLPVLLLLGTFQWWQQGIDRALGITGSLLAALMLAALLTLTTKLEAMMDALEQMLRPFSRWLPVERIVLAVSLTLRLIPLMFGTVFEVLDARKARGAAFSIRALGTPVFVRAIRRAQAIADALLARGAAD from the coding sequence ATGAATAGGCAACTGCTGCCCCTGGGCGTATACGTGCCAGGCGACACCGCCATTCACCGACTCGCGGCAAAGTGGAAGTTCCTCATCCTCCTGGCTTTTATCCTGCTCACAGCAATTTGGGTACAAAGCGCACTCCCGGCGCTGGCCGTCTTGACGGGCGTGGTGGTGTTGTACCTACTAGCGCGCATCCCCGCCCGGATCGCATGGTCGCAGCTTTGGCCCGTGCTGCCGGTACTGCTCCTCCTTGGCACATTCCAATGGTGGCAGCAAGGTATAGACCGAGCGCTGGGCATCACAGGTTCGCTGCTGGCGGCGCTCATGCTCGCCGCTTTGCTCACGCTCACCACAAAACTCGAAGCGATGATGGACGCGCTGGAGCAAATGCTCCGACCGTTCTCACGCTGGCTGCCGGTGGAAAGGATCGTGCTGGCCGTCTCGCTGACGCTTCGCTTGATCCCGCTCATGTTCGGCACCGTATTCGAGGTTCTCGACGCGCGGAAAGCACGGGGCGCCGCCTTTTCCATCCGAGCCCTGGGCACCCCTGTTTTCGTCAGGGCTATCCGCAGGGCGCAGGCCATCGCCGATGCCCTCCTGGCCCGAGGTGCCGCCGATTAG
- a CDS encoding YhgE/Pip domain-containing protein yields MNLFHIGSELRRFGTGKFPLATVFVLVLIPLLFGGLFVWSYWDPAARVKDLPVALVNSDEGAQFNGHDAIVGQKVADTLVNSGRVKFEQVDANDALKGVKDGTYYFAIEIPTDFSKTVAHSQETGTPDRATLTAVFNNANGYLGAVMGNTIVNNVVKNIDSLLGSQVTARLLVGYSTVPDPSAPPENPTAAEGTWSIADGIKRVDDGANQLADGTAQLKDGVGKTNEGAEALNKGMQQLQDATTQLGEGAGKVADGVRQVQSNAEEAAGKQKLLASALVNIDTGLREIGTPKAMDLANQTKGLIDAIKASENPEALEKLQLLSAGAAEVQRQLLDPQADYRTGLAKAQDGTQQLKDGTQQLYDGADRLTVGSRQLADGTSQLVAGSERMVIAASMLSDGLVELNTDGSQLALQVKDADPDNPQQSTSTNPGLPLSGMGLAPIFISMGLFVGATTTYMIFRPLQRRVIESGAVPFKVVMASFLPTVIIGLAQATVMFLVQHFALGLEAHRSIGLLLSMYLWSMTAMAIGQGLNAIFGVALGRTLGMALMTLQMVSSGGLYPAETQPAPLRWFHTYDPMTYSVNLMRQMIYDTDLSVDHRMWISIVVLIAVMALFLLGSTLSAARERQFKYQEFRPQVTV; encoded by the coding sequence ATGAATCTCTTCCATATTGGCTCTGAGCTGCGACGCTTCGGCACCGGTAAGTTTCCGCTCGCGACGGTATTTGTGCTCGTGCTCATTCCTTTGCTCTTCGGCGGCCTATTCGTCTGGTCCTATTGGGATCCCGCGGCACGGGTGAAGGATCTGCCGGTGGCGCTGGTCAACTCCGACGAGGGCGCACAATTCAACGGCCACGACGCCATCGTGGGCCAAAAGGTTGCTGACACTCTGGTGAATTCTGGCCGCGTGAAATTTGAGCAAGTGGATGCCAACGACGCGCTCAAAGGCGTCAAAGACGGCACCTATTACTTCGCCATTGAGATCCCCACCGATTTTTCAAAGACGGTGGCGCATTCCCAAGAAACTGGCACCCCGGACCGCGCAACCCTTACCGCAGTGTTCAATAATGCCAACGGATACCTGGGCGCTGTGATGGGCAACACCATCGTCAATAACGTGGTGAAAAACATTGACAGCCTGCTAGGTTCACAGGTCACCGCGCGGCTGCTGGTGGGCTATTCCACGGTGCCGGATCCCAGCGCCCCACCGGAGAACCCCACTGCGGCGGAGGGCACTTGGTCCATCGCCGATGGCATCAAACGCGTCGACGATGGCGCGAATCAGCTTGCCGACGGCACCGCGCAACTCAAAGACGGTGTAGGCAAAACCAATGAGGGCGCCGAAGCGTTGAACAAGGGCATGCAGCAGCTCCAGGACGCCACCACGCAACTTGGCGAAGGCGCAGGCAAAGTGGCAGACGGCGTGCGGCAAGTGCAAAGCAACGCCGAGGAAGCCGCTGGTAAACAGAAGTTGCTTGCTTCGGCCCTAGTCAATATCGACACGGGTCTGCGCGAGATCGGCACGCCTAAAGCCATGGATCTGGCGAATCAAACAAAGGGACTTATCGACGCGATCAAGGCATCGGAGAACCCCGAGGCACTGGAAAAACTGCAGCTGCTTTCCGCCGGTGCCGCTGAGGTGCAGCGCCAACTGCTGGATCCTCAGGCCGATTATCGCACGGGCCTTGCCAAGGCTCAGGACGGCACCCAGCAGCTCAAGGACGGCACCCAGCAACTTTACGACGGTGCCGACCGCCTCACCGTCGGTTCGCGCCAGCTTGCCGACGGCACCTCCCAGCTCGTTGCGGGATCCGAGCGCATGGTCATCGCAGCCTCCATGCTCTCCGATGGCCTAGTGGAGCTCAACACCGATGGTTCCCAGTTGGCCCTGCAGGTAAAGGACGCAGATCCAGATAATCCCCAGCAATCCACAAGCACAAATCCCGGGCTCCCCCTCTCCGGCATGGGTCTGGCGCCGATCTTCATCTCCATGGGCTTGTTCGTTGGCGCCACTACCACCTACATGATCTTCCGCCCGCTGCAGCGTCGCGTGATTGAATCCGGCGCGGTCCCCTTCAAGGTAGTCATGGCGTCCTTCCTGCCAACCGTCATTATCGGTTTGGCGCAAGCCACGGTGATGTTCCTGGTACAACACTTCGCACTGGGCTTGGAAGCGCATCGCAGCATCGGTCTGCTGCTCTCGATGTACTTGTGGTCGATGACGGCAATGGCCATCGGTCAGGGACTCAACGCCATCTTTGGCGTGGCCCTCGGCCGCACCCTCGGCATGGCACTAATGACTCTGCAGATGGTGTCTTCGGGTGGCCTGTATCCTGCTGAAACGCAACCGGCTCCGCTGCGCTGGTTCCACACCTACGACCCAATGACGTACTCGGTCAATCTCATGCGCCAGATGATCTACGACACGGACCTTTCAGTGGATCACCGCATGTGGATCTCCATTGTGGTGCTCATTGCTGTGATGGCATTGTTCCTTTTGGGGTCCACGCTTTCCGCCGCTCGTGAGCGCCAGTTCAAATATCAAGAGTTCCGGCCGCAGGTCACCGTCTAA
- a CDS encoding biotin transporter BioY, which yields MLDLAYIAVFAALIIVFAFVSIPVGAAGVPIVLQNAIVILAALVLGPKRGFLATALFLGIGLLGIPVLAGGRSTLAALAGPTVGYIVGYLVAAFVAGAIAYRATRGGSAILTLAIAGLAGLAIQYLFGTFGLMLRADMAFMPALAVNGPFIIPDLIKVAAAVGIASGVHAAFPDLRKA from the coding sequence ATGCTAGATCTCGCCTATATCGCGGTATTTGCTGCGCTGATCATCGTGTTCGCTTTCGTGTCCATCCCGGTGGGCGCAGCTGGTGTGCCGATCGTGCTGCAGAACGCCATTGTGATTCTCGCTGCGCTAGTGCTCGGCCCAAAGCGTGGCTTCCTGGCTACCGCTTTGTTCCTGGGCATCGGATTGTTGGGGATTCCCGTCCTCGCCGGTGGTCGCTCGACGTTGGCGGCGCTGGCGGGTCCCACCGTGGGTTATATCGTGGGTTACCTGGTGGCTGCGTTTGTCGCCGGCGCCATTGCGTATAGGGCTACCCGGGGAGGTTCGGCGATCCTCACCCTCGCCATCGCAGGCCTGGCCGGGCTTGCCATCCAGTATCTTTTTGGCACCTTTGGTCTCATGTTGCGCGCCGATATGGCTTTCATGCCTGCTTTGGCGGTGAATGGCCCATTCATCATCCCGGATTTGATCAAGGTCGCTGCTGCTGTGGGCATTGCTTCGGGCGTGCATGCGGCGTTCCCTGACCTGCGCAAGGCCTAG
- a CDS encoding DUF4236 domain-containing protein, translating into MGILFRQKKKLGKNSWLNISGSGASASTRVGPVTLNSRGGVYVNLPGGLHYRGRWK; encoded by the coding sequence ATGGGAATCTTGTTTCGGCAGAAGAAGAAGTTGGGTAAGAACAGTTGGCTGAATATTTCGGGGTCGGGGGCTTCGGCAAGTACCCGCGTGGGGCCGGTGACGCTGAATAGTCGTGGTGGGGTGTATGTGAATTTGCCCGGTGGCCTGCATTATCGCGGGCGCTGGAAGTAG
- the pcaD gene encoding 3-oxoadipate enol-lactonase, with translation MPILHTLQYGYGNPKTIVFLGSIGSKAHMWLPQLDAFAKTHHVIAMDHRGHGGSKVVDKPCTIRDMAQDVLITLDALGVRHFGVVGLSLGGAVAQYLAANSERVTRAVLMCTSANFADPELWGKRMKVVKERGTKALAESTVERWFTPQYAEQHVATVAMIRKMIDDTDDLGYTHCCEALADFDFSEQLENIKVPVLAIAGAHDTSTPPEALELIADSVGGPSMLQVVSPGSHLLNIEAADDVNRLLRRHFVV, from the coding sequence ATGCCGATTCTTCACACTCTTCAATACGGCTATGGCAATCCCAAAACCATCGTGTTCTTAGGGTCCATCGGATCGAAAGCACACATGTGGCTTCCGCAGCTCGACGCTTTTGCCAAGACCCACCACGTCATCGCAATGGATCACCGCGGCCACGGCGGCTCAAAAGTGGTGGATAAGCCCTGCACGATCCGCGACATGGCCCAAGATGTGCTCATCACCCTCGATGCGCTTGGGGTGCGACACTTCGGCGTCGTTGGACTTTCGCTCGGCGGTGCGGTGGCTCAGTACCTGGCTGCGAATTCGGAACGCGTCACCCGTGCGGTGCTAATGTGCACCTCCGCCAATTTTGCGGACCCGGAGCTGTGGGGAAAGCGCATGAAGGTGGTGAAGGAACGCGGCACCAAAGCGCTCGCGGAATCCACAGTGGAACGCTGGTTTACTCCCCAATACGCAGAGCAGCACGTGGCCACCGTGGCAATGATCCGCAAGATGATCGACGATACCGACGATCTGGGGTATACCCACTGCTGTGAGGCACTAGCGGACTTCGATTTTAGTGAGCAGTTAGAAAATATTAAGGTGCCGGTGCTCGCCATTGCTGGTGCGCACGACACCTCTACTCCCCCAGAGGCCCTGGAGCTGATCGCGGACTCCGTCGGTGGACCGTCAATGCTTCAGGTTGTGAGCCCCGGTTCTCATTTGCTCAATATTGAGGCGGCGGATGACGTCAATCGGCTGCTCCGCCGCCACTTCGTGGTGTAA
- a CDS encoding energy-coupling factor ABC transporter ATP-binding protein, with amino-acid sequence MPLIRFEDVQVQFDDFTALEHINLELSERRIAIIGENGGGKSTLVRLINGLGSPSRGRVLVDGVDVEKQGKQVRKEVGFVFSDPENQIVMPTVADDIAFSLRRFKYPAAKRRELVDATLNRFGLQKLREQSPHLLSGGQKHLLALAAVLVINPKLLIADEPTTLLDLRNRDKLRQIFTELTQQLIVVTHDLEFVEDFDRAICIHDHRIAADGSPREVIAEYKRLVGHE; translated from the coding sequence ATGCCGCTGATTCGTTTCGAGGACGTGCAGGTGCAGTTCGATGATTTCACTGCGCTTGAGCACATCAACCTCGAGCTCTCGGAACGGCGCATCGCGATCATCGGCGAAAATGGCGGCGGCAAGTCCACGCTAGTGCGCTTGATTAACGGGCTCGGCTCGCCCTCGCGGGGGCGGGTGCTGGTGGATGGCGTGGACGTCGAAAAGCAAGGCAAGCAGGTGCGCAAGGAAGTCGGATTCGTGTTTTCCGACCCCGAGAATCAAATTGTCATGCCCACCGTCGCCGACGATATCGCCTTCTCCCTGCGCCGCTTCAAGTACCCCGCAGCAAAGCGCAGAGAGCTTGTCGACGCCACCCTCAACCGCTTCGGCCTGCAAAAGCTGCGGGAGCAATCGCCGCACCTCCTATCTGGCGGCCAAAAGCATCTGCTGGCCCTGGCGGCGGTACTGGTGATTAATCCGAAGCTGCTCATCGCCGACGAACCCACAACACTGCTCGACCTGCGCAATCGCGATAAACTGCGCCAAATTTTCACCGAACTGACCCAACAACTCATCGTCGTGACTCACGATCTCGAATTCGTTGAGGACTTCGACCGAGCCATCTGCATCCATGATCACCGCATCGCCGCCGACGGCTCGCCACGCGAAGTTATCGCCGAATACAAGCGACTGGTCGGCCATGAATAG
- a CDS encoding solute symporter family protein: MQTYAASQTVDTGNPLLNIAIFVLFIVVTMTVVVRATRKTSQKGSDFYTGGASFSGWQNGLAISGDYLSAAAFLGVTGAIALYGYDGFLYSVGFLIALLVALVLVAEPLRNTGRFTMADVLSFRLKQRPVRMAAAISTLSISLFYLIAQMAGAGGLVALLLGINGRAAQSGVVAIVGVLMIIYVLVGGMKGTTYVQMIKAVLLVGGSIIIALLTFFAVRGGFNEVLTQAVANHPEGEKVLGPGLKYGKNELTKLDFISLGMALVFGTSGLPHVLMRFYTVPTAREARRSVTWTIAIVALFFLLTVVMGYGAAALVGTDSIKNAPGGVNSAVLLLSAEVGGTIFMAVISAIAFATILAVVAGLAITASASVAHDIYNSVLRDGQATEEEQVRVSRITVVVIGLLAIVLGIGAIGQNIAFLVALAFGIAASANLPTILYSLYWKRFNTTGAVFSIYGGLLTSVILIIFSPAVSGTDTSFLGADINFAWFPLTNPSIIAIPMGFILGIVGTLIGKPDNFEGKASEMQVRSLTGVGVEKAVQH; the protein is encoded by the coding sequence ATGCAGACCTATGCAGCTTCTCAGACGGTTGATACTGGCAACCCCTTGCTCAATATTGCCATCTTCGTCCTCTTCATCGTTGTCACGATGACTGTTGTGGTGCGTGCCACCAGAAAGACCTCCCAAAAGGGCTCCGATTTCTACACCGGTGGCGCAAGCTTCTCGGGTTGGCAGAACGGTCTAGCAATTTCAGGTGACTATCTTTCCGCTGCCGCCTTCCTTGGCGTCACTGGCGCTATCGCTTTGTACGGCTACGACGGCTTCCTCTATTCGGTTGGCTTCCTGATCGCCTTGCTCGTGGCGCTTGTGCTGGTGGCCGAACCACTGCGTAACACTGGCCGCTTTACTATGGCCGACGTCTTATCCTTCCGCCTCAAGCAGCGCCCGGTGCGCATGGCAGCAGCGATCTCCACCTTGTCAATCTCACTGTTTTATCTGATCGCACAGATGGCGGGCGCTGGCGGACTCGTGGCACTGCTGCTGGGCATCAACGGCCGCGCCGCGCAATCGGGCGTGGTGGCGATCGTGGGCGTTCTTATGATCATTTACGTTCTCGTCGGCGGCATGAAGGGCACCACATATGTGCAGATGATTAAGGCCGTGCTACTGGTCGGTGGTTCTATCATCATCGCTTTGCTGACTTTCTTCGCCGTCCGCGGCGGTTTCAATGAAGTACTCACTCAAGCGGTAGCCAACCACCCCGAGGGCGAGAAGGTGCTGGGACCTGGGCTCAAATATGGCAAGAATGAGCTGACAAAGCTCGACTTCATTTCCCTAGGAATGGCGCTCGTGTTCGGTACCTCTGGTCTGCCCCACGTGCTGATGCGCTTCTACACTGTGCCCACTGCACGCGAGGCTCGTCGTTCCGTCACTTGGACCATCGCGATCGTGGCGCTATTCTTCCTGCTCACCGTGGTGATGGGCTACGGCGCGGCAGCTTTGGTTGGCACTGACTCCATCAAGAACGCTCCTGGTGGCGTGAACTCGGCCGTCCTTCTGCTGTCCGCTGAGGTTGGTGGCACCATCTTCATGGCTGTCATTTCCGCCATCGCCTTCGCCACCATTCTCGCGGTGGTCGCCGGTCTTGCAATTACTGCCTCAGCTTCCGTCGCCCATGACATTTACAACTCTGTGCTTCGCGACGGCCAAGCGACCGAGGAAGAACAGGTCCGGGTTTCTCGCATCACGGTGGTGGTCATCGGATTGCTCGCCATCGTGCTGGGCATTGGAGCCATTGGCCAAAATATCGCATTCCTGGTTGCGTTGGCATTCGGGATCGCAGCCTCTGCGAACCTTCCCACCATCTTGTACTCGCTGTATTGGAAGCGCTTTAACACCACTGGCGCCGTGTTCTCTATCTATGGCGGGCTGCTCACCAGCGTGATTTTGATTATCTTCTCACCCGCAGTCTCCGGTACGGACACTTCCTTCCTGGGCGCCGACATCAACTTTGCTTGGTTCCCGCTCACGAATCCATCGATTATCGCTATCCCGATGGGCTTCATCCTCGGCATCGTTGGCACCCTCATCGGCAAACCCGACAATTTCGAGGGCAAGGCCTCCGAAATGCAGGTTCGCTCTTTGACCGGCGTGGGCGTCGAAAAGGCAGTCCAGCACTGA